GAAAAAAAACACGATCATATTCGATATAAGGGACTCGCTCTTTTTAAGGGCGATCATTACGTAGGGGCGTTGTCCGATAAGGAGAGTTATTTATTTACACTTCTTTACGAAAAGACTAAAACAGGTACGGATCAAATTAGCTTGAAGAATAAGAAGTACATAGCGATTCAAAATATCCGCTCCAAAGTGAAATATAAAGTGTCCGGCAGCCAAGATGATCCGCGCGTTGACGTTCATGTCTCGTTTTTAGGAGAGGTTAAAGATGCGCCAAGCATTTCGTTGGGGGAAGATACATTGAAAGAAATGGAACAGGAATGGAGTGAAGGAACCATGCAAAGGGCGAATAAGATGATGGATAAATTTAAGAAGCTAGAGGTTGATCCGCTCGGTATCACCGAAAAGGTAAGAAGCCATTTTCGGAACTTCGATAAAAAAGCCTGGGAGGAACGATACCCGACCGTTCCTGTTGAATTTCATATGAAGATTCGTATAACTAACACCGGGATCACGAATAAATAGTGCATTCAATAAAGGGCAAATAAGATAAAAACAAGCAAACCATTTCCAAGCTAATGGGTAGGGTGCTTGTTTTTTGTATAAGCTCCAACCAATAATTAGAAGCCGTTCGTGAATATCAGAAGCCATGACTATGAAACATGGCATACTCAGTGGAAAGGTAAGGTTTATGACTTTACATCATGTGATAATAAGACAAAAGGTGTTAGATGCTTTCCGAATGGATTTCGTCAAGCATCTAACACCCTTACATTCCTTTATTGTTTACCTCAGGCAGCGCGATCTTCAGTGTTGTAATGGAAAAACGGGGAGGGGGAGTGGCATTCGCCAAAGGATGCCGACATTATAATACTTCACCATTACTTTCAATCGCTTTTTTATACCAGTAGAAAGAATCTTTACGGCTTCTTTCCAAACTTCCATTGCCTTCGTCATCTTTATCGACATAAATGAAGCCGTACCGTTTCGACATTTCGCTTGTTGACATGGAAACTAAGTCGATAGGTCCCCAGGCCAGGTACCCCATCAATTCAACTCCATCACCGACAGCTTCTTTCATTTGTTCAATATGTTTCCTTAAGTAATCAATCCGATAGTGATCATGGATGGAGCCGTCTTCTTCGACCTTATCATAGGCACCCAATCCATTTTCAACCATGAAGATTGGCACTTGATAGCGATCATACATCTCATTCAATACGACACGCAGACCGATCGGATCAATTTGCCATCCCCATTCAGAAGCTTCTAAATAAGGATTCTTTAGTGAATTCATTAAGTTTCCTTCTGTTCGCTCTCCTTCTGGGGAAGCGGAGGATAACATGGACATGTAATAACTAATGGTGATGTAATCCACTGGATGCTGCATAAGGATCTCGTCATCCCCAGTGGCTTTGATGATTTCAATATTATTTTCAATGAAGAAACGATCCATATATTTAGGATACTCACCACGAACATGGACATCTGTAAAGAATAGATTTTCTTGATTATCCTTTTGCGCTTTTATGACATCTGCAGGATTTGGAGTGTTTGGATAATGGCTCATCCTTGCCAGCATGCAACCCATTTTTCCATCAGGGATAATTTCATGTAATTTTTTTGTGGCCAGTGAACTCGCGACAAATTGGTGGTGCAAACCTTGATATCTTGCCTGCATGGAGTTTGCTTCCTTATCCGATATGACGCCTCCGCCGGTAAAAGGACTGATGGTGATCATATTGATTTCATTAAATGAAATCCAATATTGCACCTTATCTTTGTAACGAGTAAAAACCGTTTCTGCATAGTGTACAAAATGATCGATTACTTCACGACCAACCCAGCCATTATATTTTTCCGTCAAGCCATAAGGTGTTTCATAATGAGATAATGTAACGATCGGCTCAATATTATATTTCTTTAATTCAGCAAATACATTGTCGTAAAATTGTAAACCTGCCTCATTTGGCTCTTCATCGTAGCCATTAGGGAATATCCTTGCCCAATGAATGGAAAGCCTGAATGCCGTAAAGCCCATCTCAGCAAGTAAAGCGATATCTTCTTTATAGTGGTGATAGAAATCAATGCCTTCACGTTTAGGATAACGTGCCGTCGATTCACCACTTAGTGCTTTTCTGATTTGTTCAGAGGTGATTTCCATTGCATTATCTTTTGTTCTTTGATCTTTAGGGATATATTCAACAAAGTCGGCAGCGGATAAACCTTTACCACCTTCATCAAATCCGCCTTCAATTTGGTTGGCGGCAGTTGCACCTCCCCAATAAAAGTTTTTTGGGAATTTGGCTTCGAATTGTGTCATAGTGAACGCTCCTTTTGGTTTGATTATTTTACAATAGTTAATATTGGTTCTTCTAAAGTGACGAATCTTGATTTTGTTTGTACAACATCTAAATACTCGGCAGTGTTAGTGACGATTACAGGTGTTGTAGCTTTATAGCCTGCCTTTTTAATACCTTCAATATCAAAGGTTACCAGTTTGTCTCCTTTTTTGACGGCTGAACCAGCTTCGACATGTGCATCAAAATACTTTCCGCCTAGTTGAACTGTATCTAGTCCGATATGGATCAATACTTCAACCCCATTCTCACTAATCAAGCCAATTGCATGTTTTGTTGGGAATAGTGTCACTACATTTCCATCAAACGGTGCTGAAACCATTCCCTCAGCCGGTTCGATGGCCACACCCTTACCCATTGCACCGCTGGAAAATACGGCATCATCCACGTTTTCCAAAGGCATCACCTCCCCTTTTAATGGTGCAGATAAATCATAGGTTTTGTCCAGGGCAGCCACTGTCTTAGAGGATTTGTCTTCTATTGCTTTTTCAGCTTTATCGGCAGCAACCTTTTTCTTCCCTTCTGTACCAAAGACGAACGCTAAAATGGTTGCTGAGAGAAATGAAGCGCCAATCCCGAGTATATAGCCGAGTGTCGGTGAATAAGCAGGGATGGTCAGAAGACTATTGAAAACAAACCCAAATACTCTTACATTGAATGTTGCGACAATGGCGCCGCCAATCGAACCAGCTACTAATAATAATGGTATTAACTTTTTATATCTTAATACGATCCCGTAAAGGATCGGTTCAGATACCCCTGCGAACAAGCCGGATAACGTAGCCGCAAATGAAAGGGAACGCAATTCTTTGTTTTTTCCGGCTCGTAAGAAGATACCGAAGGCGATCCCCATTTGTGCAAATGTAGAGGCAGCTGTAATGGGTCCAATTATATCTCCGCCACGTGAGTAATTATCGATCATGATCGGCACGACGCCCCAATGCACACCCAAGATGACCAAGATTGGCCAAATGGAGGCAATGATGACACCGGTCAAGATTGCGGATTTTGCTACCAAGTAAGTAACGGCAGCCCCAATTGCTAAACTAATGTATTGTGCAAACGGTCCGAACACTAAGGCCGTTAATGGAACCATGACCAAAATGCCCACCATTGGAATAAAGAATAGTTGAATCGTATCCGGTGTGCGTTTTTTTACGAAGCGTTCTAAAGGAGCATAGACAGCCATCGCAATTAACAAGGGAAAAACGGTTGATGAATAATCCGTCACGATCAGCGGAATATCCATGAAACTTACTTGCCCATCAGCTTTTAGAAGGGCCGTGAAATTGGGGTCAACTAAGCCTGCCGCAATGGCGCCGCCAACAAACGGGTTTGCATTCAATTTCTTAGCGGCGGAAATAGCTACAAAGATTGGCAAGAAATAAAAGAGGCCACTTGATGCTGCATTCAATACAGCATAGGTTGTTCCATTTATATCAATAAGATTTAAAATATCAAGGATCGCAAGCAGCGCTTTGATCATTCCCGCTCCTGCCAGTGCGGGAATCAATGGAGAAAATGTCCCCGAAATATATTCAAAGCTTTTAGCCATGACGCCTACTTTTTCAATGGTTTCCTTTTCGTTGGCTGAATCTTCATTATGAATATTGTGGTCATTCATGATCTCTGTATACACTTTCCCTACTTTATTCCCGATTACAACCTGGAATTGTCCTCCTTTTTCGACTACTGTAAGAACATCGGCGATTTTCCTTAATTCCTCTTTGTCAGCTTTTTGGCGATCATTAAGCTTGAATCTTAATCGTGTAGCACAATGGACGAGGGAATTGATATTTCCTTCGCCGCCCACCAACTGAACGATTCGATTGCCTAACTGTTTGTTATCCATTGTTTCCTCTCCTTTTATAAAATAAAAATAACCTGAAAAGAACACAAATGGATTTACATCCACTTTGTATTCTTCCCAGGTTTTGCCTGCCAAACAGTAACAA
This genomic stretch from Peribacillus muralis harbors:
- a CDS encoding glycoside hydrolase family 1 protein, which codes for MTQFEAKFPKNFYWGGATAANQIEGGFDEGGKGLSAADFVEYIPKDQRTKDNAMEITSEQIRKALSGESTARYPKREGIDFYHHYKEDIALLAEMGFTAFRLSIHWARIFPNGYDEEPNEAGLQFYDNVFAELKKYNIEPIVTLSHYETPYGLTEKYNGWVGREVIDHFVHYAETVFTRYKDKVQYWISFNEINMITISPFTGGGVISDKEANSMQARYQGLHHQFVASSLATKKLHEIIPDGKMGCMLARMSHYPNTPNPADVIKAQKDNQENLFFTDVHVRGEYPKYMDRFFIENNIEIIKATGDDEILMQHPVDYITISYYMSMLSSASPEGERTEGNLMNSLKNPYLEASEWGWQIDPIGLRVVLNEMYDRYQVPIFMVENGLGAYDKVEEDGSIHDHYRIDYLRKHIEQMKEAVGDGVELMGYLAWGPIDLVSMSTSEMSKRYGFIYVDKDDEGNGSLERSRKDSFYWYKKAIESNGEVL
- a CDS encoding beta-glucoside-specific PTS transporter subunit IIABC, whose product is MDNKQLGNRIVQLVGGEGNINSLVHCATRLRFKLNDRQKADKEELRKIADVLTVVEKGGQFQVVIGNKVGKVYTEIMNDHNIHNEDSANEKETIEKVGVMAKSFEYISGTFSPLIPALAGAGMIKALLAILDILNLIDINGTTYAVLNAASSGLFYFLPIFVAISAAKKLNANPFVGGAIAAGLVDPNFTALLKADGQVSFMDIPLIVTDYSSTVFPLLIAMAVYAPLERFVKKRTPDTIQLFFIPMVGILVMVPLTALVFGPFAQYISLAIGAAVTYLVAKSAILTGVIIASIWPILVILGVHWGVVPIMIDNYSRGGDIIGPITAASTFAQMGIAFGIFLRAGKNKELRSLSFAATLSGLFAGVSEPILYGIVLRYKKLIPLLLVAGSIGGAIVATFNVRVFGFVFNSLLTIPAYSPTLGYILGIGASFLSATILAFVFGTEGKKKVAADKAEKAIEDKSSKTVAALDKTYDLSAPLKGEVMPLENVDDAVFSSGAMGKGVAIEPAEGMVSAPFDGNVVTLFPTKHAIGLISENGVEVLIHIGLDTVQLGGKYFDAHVEAGSAVKKGDKLVTFDIEGIKKAGYKATTPVIVTNTAEYLDVVQTKSRFVTLEEPILTIVK